In Fusarium verticillioides 7600 chromosome 4, whole genome shotgun sequence, the following proteins share a genomic window:
- a CDS encoding HUS1 checkpoint protein (At least one base has a quality score < 10) codes for MDFIFDGYHIQSAEAGNTINLELPLQPLQRALKSALNSISASLRLTKKDGLPVLSMTITTTTSATNPPGAAKPSGTAAGDDPFDDDEMFQAEHLETSLRREHEKIITQDIPVRVLHPETVETIMQPRVREPDVHIQLPPLLQLKAISDRFTKLAMTSNSGSSANTKSPKLELSANMHGGLRLRIATETTDICSVWSNLENPELDPAQLDCPVEEHPSTKFREGGPNHWATVRVDGKDWSRVLSVGRLEGRVIACFADDHALILYVYVPQYDDAAADDSVVTYYVQSYSM; via the exons ATGgacttcatctttgatggCTATCACATTCAGTCCGCCGAGGCAGGCAACACTATAAACTTGGAGCTCCCTCTTCAACCCCTCCAACGCGCCCTCAAGTCTGCGCTCAACAGTATCTCTGCTTCCCTGCGTCTCACAAAGAAAGACGGTCTGCCGGTTCTTTCGATGACCATCACAACGACTACGTCAGCTACCAACCCACCTGGGGCCGCGAAACCTTCAGGGACAGCCGCTGGGGATGACCCattcgatgacgatgaaatgTTTCAGGCGGAGCATCTCGAGACTTCATTGAGGCGAGAGCATGAGAAGATCATTACGCAGGACATACCCGTGCGTGTCCTCCACCCCGAAACAGTTGAGACTATCATGCAGCCTCGAGTACGAGAACCAGATGTCCACATTCAACTAccccctcttcttcagctcaaggccatctcaGACCgcttcaccaagcttgcTATGACCTCTAATTCTGGCTCTTCCGCTAATACGAAATCACCGAAACTTGAGCTTAGCGCCAACATGCACGGTGGTCTACGGCTACGGATCGCAACCGAGACTACAGATATCTGTAGTGTGTGGTCTAATCTTGAGAACCCAGAGCTTGATCCCGCGCAGCTCGATTGCCCAGTGGAGGAGCATCCAAGCACCAAGTTTCGAGAAGGCGGTCCCAATCATTGGGCGACTGTGCGTGTCGATGGCAAGGACTGGAGCCGTGTCCTTAGTGTTGGTCGCTTGGAAGGCAGGGTCATTGCCTGTTTTGCTGACGACCATGCATTGATTCTCTACGTCTATGTGCCCCAATACGATGATGCTGCAGCGGATGACTCTGTCGTGACA TACTATGTACAGTCATATAGTATGTGA
- a CDS encoding hypothetical protein (At least one base has a quality score < 10) codes for MPYLIMTRGITLHLLQNPHRHHLLPSYAGQLTLSPPKQSGPYVPHASPTAQAGFVPPPRAQTQSPSASFGHKQAQRSSDSARRPSSAHSHSYPSPVGAKPAPSPYAPVVPTAPMAPAPGVSTVRTRGQSITMNMVAPTDGREHDELQRWKGVPIISWGVGGTVVTSFPKSVPRYGMNQAVPMIVRTPGEVKVQSVKDIEPLHEHVAKFPGPLRGKSKKKETIGWLSAGIELLEKDLPDVSFHSQLSLEAKRAVERLLLWKIMRVFVENDGTLEGNPTVEAAVRDVLSPGESTSSASDDALFPAATSFDTGVPSVTSMQADGVDVSSMDQIRHHLLRGDRDKAVWALVDKRLWGHAMLISHTVEGDLYKRVAQEFVRKEVNYPGHANESMAALYKILSGNLEDCVDELVPVHARAGLQLVSTGGGSGPTKDTLDGLDKWRETLSLVLSNRSTDDIQGLNALGNLLSSYGRAEAAHICFIFGRHASIFGGLDDPNANFVLIGADHRQQSDQFAKETEALQLSEVYEYGLSLAGGALAAAGTPHLAAYKLEHAMTLAEYGHRDKAMQYCDAILTAMSSQTKRSPYHHHVLETAVEDFMLRLKQAPKEESGSWISKPSMNKVSDSMWNRFNKFVAGDDNEESNGGTGEAGPFNRPSGEFSRSPSVSNFDIYGQQSPSFGMTPAQPSASMAASKYAPNVPMPTASANLYSPTSQYTPGRSSTEYAPNSYEPSYPGAASADRGEGYIPSVPQSEPTSAGLSGPAGLAPAAQITQGYSPAGYQPYGMPASTPICNDDTPADSSSQGFQPLSYGYEPPQMSSNPPEQASEHNTGESGNGGYEPPSFQPYGYEPPSYEPQSTAEDDDEQPKPKKKSFMDDDDDDFPSMKPSEKSKAEKDRENDEMFRKAAEEDAKRAAAQQSSKKGWGFGGWFGGSKKAPLEQTSSGDSSPGKPIRAKLGEASSFVYDPELKRWVNKKPGAENTPAKTATPPPPRAGPRSVSGTPPPPTATPPPPLVTSNSAPPPLMPPKVRVGTPELSKQASTESLGLAPPAMARSVSNTSNASAPPSRPTTSMSNASSIDDLLSVAPRKASDKKKPRKGGRYVDVMAK; via the exons ATGCCATACCTCATTATGACTCGAGGTATAaccctgcatctcctccaaaATCCACACAGACACCACCTCCTCCCAAGCTATGCTGGCCAACTTACCCTCTCGCCTCCCAAGCAATCAGGCCCATATGTACCCCATGCCTCGCCAACAGCGCAGGCAGGCTTTGTTCCACCTCCTCGCGCTCAGACACAATCGCCAAGCGCATCCTTCGGCCATAAGCAGGCTCAGAGatcctcagactcagcaCGCCGACCTTCGTCTGCCCACTCACACTCCTATCCTTCTCCAGTAGGCGCAAAGCCAGCCCCCTCACCTTATGCTCCAGTGGTTCCCACTGCTCCAATGGCCCCGGCCCCTGGTGTTTCAACTGTCCGTACCCGTGGCCAGTCTATCACAATGAACATGGTTGCGCCCACTGACGGGCGGGAGCATGATGAGCTTCAGCGATGGAAAGGAGTGCCTATTATCTCATGGGGTGTTGGCGGTACTGTCGTCACCTCTTTCCCCAAGAGCGTTCCTCGGTATGGCATGAACCAGGCTGTTCCGATGATCGTACGAACACCAGGAGAAGTCAAGGTCCAGAGTGTCAAGGACATTGAGCCGTTGCACGAGCATGTGGCCAAATTTCCAGGTCCTCTCAGGGGTaagtcaaagaagaaagagaccATCGGATGGCTCAGTGCTGGAATTGAGCTACTTGAGAAAGATCTTCCTGATGTCTCTTTTCACTCCCAACTCTCTCTCGAGGCGAAGAGAGCTGTCGAGCGTCTGCTCCTATGGAAGATTATGCGTGTCTTCGTTGAGAACGATGGCACACTGGAAGGTAACCCTACTGTAGAGGCAGCTGTCCGAGATGTCCTCTCGCCTGGTGAAAGTACATCGTCCGCAAGTGATGATGCGCTTTTCCCTGCCGCTACTAGTTTTGATACAGGAGTACCCTCGGTCACGTCAATGCAAGCCGATGGTGTCGATGTCTCATCCATGGATCAAATccgtcatcatctcctgAGGGGCGATCGAGACAAGGCCGTTTGGGCTCTTGTTGATAAACGACTTTGGGGTCACGCCATGCTGATTTCACATACTGTGGAAGGCGATCTTTACAAACGCGTGGCACAGGAATTTGTTCGTAAAGAAGTTAATTATCCTGGCCACGCCAACGAATCTATGGCTGCACTGTACAAGATTCTTTCTGGAAACCTTGAGGATTGCGTGGATGAATTAGTACCTGTTCATGCTCGGGCTGGTCTTCAACTGGTGTCCACTGGCGGGGGCTCAGGACCTACCAAGGATACCCTCGACGGATTGGACAAGTGGAGAGAGACTCTTTCTCTTGTCCTGAGCAACCGAAGCACTGATGATATCCAAGGATTGAATGCCCTCGGAAATCTTCTCTCTAGTTATGGGCGAGCTGAGGCAGCCCACATttgcttcatctttggccGCCATGCGTCTATTTTCGGTGGTCTTGACGACCCCAACGCCAACTTTGTGCTCATTGGAGCTGATCATAGGCAACAGTCTGACCAGTTTGCCAAGGAAACAGAGGCACTCCAGCTTAGCGAGGTCTATGAGTATGGCCTGTCTCTTGCAGGAGGAGCTCTTGCAGCCGCAGGCACACCCCATCTTGCTGCCTACAAGCTCGAACATGCAATGACTCTTGCTGAATATGGCCACCGGGACAAGGCAATGCAGTACTGCGacgccatcttgacagcaatgTCCTCCCAAACGAAGCGATCGCcataccatcatcatgttctcgagactgctgttgaagacttCATGTTAAGATTGAAGCAAGCGCCgaaggaggagagtggcTCATGGatttccaagccaagcatgAATAAGGTCTCGGATAGCATGTGGAACCGATTCAATAAGTTTGTCGCGGGCGATGATAATGAGGAGAGCAATGGAGGTACTGGGGAGGCAGGGCCGTTTAACCGCCCCTCTGGAGAGTTCAGTCGTTCACCTTCGGTTTCTAACTTTGACATCTACGGTCAGCAGTCACCTAGCTTCGGCATGACGCCTGCTCAACCATCGGCAAGCATGGCAGCATCCAAATACGCGCCGAATGTTCCGATGCCAACTGCTTCCGCGAACCTTTACTCCCCCACATCTCAGTATACACCTGGACGAAGTTCTACCGAATACGCCCCTAACTCATACGAGCCCTCATACCCTGGTGCTGCCTCGGCTGACCGAGGTGAAGGCTACATCCCTTCCGTTCCTCAGTCTGAGCCGACCAGTGCTGGCCTTAGTGGACCGGCAGGCCTTGCACCAGCTGCTCAAATTACGCAGGGTTACTCTCCTGCTGGATACCAGCCATATGGAATGCCGGCATCGACACCAATATGCAACGATGATACGCCTGCCGATAGTTCGTCACAGGGGTTCCAGCCTCTCAGTTACGGATACGAGCCGCCTCAAATGTCCTCAAACCCGCCTGAGCAGGCAAGTGAGCACAATACTGGAGAGAGCGGTAATGGCGGCTACGAGCCGCCTTCATTCCAGCCTTACGGTTATGAGCCTCCATCATATGAGCCTCAGTCCactgctgaggatgacgatgagcaGCCTaaacccaagaagaagagtttcatggatgatgacgatgacgacttcCCATCCATGAAACCTTCCGAGAAGTCAAAGGCGGAGAAGGACAGGGAGAACGACGAGATGTTCCGCAAGGCtgcggaggaggatg CCAAGCGCGCAGCTGCCCAGCAGTCATCCAAGAAGGGCTGGGGCTTCGGTGGCTGGTTCGGAGGTAGCAAGAAAGCGCCCCTTGAGCAGACCTCCTCTGGCGATTCTTCTCCTGGCAAGCCTATCCGGGCGAAGCTGGGTGAGGCCAGCAGCTTTGTATACGACCCTGAACTAAAGCGATGGGTCAATAAGAAACCAGGCGCCGAAAACACACCAGCCAAGACTGCTACACCTCCCCCCCCCAGGGCTGGCCCTCGATCTGTCTCTGGAACCCCCCCACCTCCCACTGctactcctcctccacctctgGTAACGAGCAATAGTGCGCCGCCACCCCTGATGCCCCCCAAGGTCCGAGTTGGAACACCAGAACTGTCCAAGCAGGCATCGACGGAGAGCCTGGGCCTCGCACCCCCTGCTATGGCTCGTTCCGTTTCCAACACTAGCAATGCCAGCGCACCGCCCAGTCGGCCAACGACAAGCATGAGCAATGCCAGCAGCATCGACGATTTACTCAGCGTAGCGCCTCGCAAAGCTagtgacaagaagaagccacGAAAGGGTGGTCGATATGTCGATGTCATGGCCAAGTAA
- a CDS encoding HUS1 checkpoint protein — protein sequence MRFRTELKNIRTFAKLTAALGSLEKIAWLRLSDDTARFTVIPDMGSQVWASLAMDFIFDGYHIQSAEAGNTINLELPLQPLQRALKSALNSISASLRLTKKDGLPVLSMTITTTTSATNPPGAAKPSGTAAGDDPFDDDEMFQAEHLETSLRREHEKIITQDIPVRVLHPETVETIMQPRVREPDVHIQLPPLLQLKAISDRFTKLAMTSNSGSSANTKSPKLELSANMHGGLRLRIATETTDICSVWSNLENPELDPAQLDCPVEEHPSTKFREGGPNHWATVRVDGKDWSRVLSVGRLEGRVIACFADDHALILYVYVPQYDDAAADDSVVTSYSM from the exons ATGCGTTTTCGTACAGAGCTGAAAAACATTCGCACATTTGCAA AGCTTACAGCTGCACTTGGCtctcttgagaagattgccTGGTTGCGCTTGAGCGATGATACTGCACGATTCACCGTCATCCCAGACATGGGATCTCAAGTATGGGC GTCCCTTGCCATGgacttcatctttgatggCTATCACATTCAGTCCGCCGAGGCAGGCAACACTATAAACTTGGAGCTCCCTCTTCAACCCCTCCAACGCGCCCTCAAGTCTGCGCTCAACAGTATCTCTGCTTCCCTGCGTCTCACAAAGAAAGACGGTCTGCCGGTTCTTTCGATGACCATCACAACGACTACGTCAGCTACCAACCCACCTGGGGCCGCGAAACCTTCAGGGACAGCCGCTGGGGATGACCCattcgatgacgatgaaatgTTTCAGGCGGAGCATCTCGAGACTTCATTGAGGCGAGAGCATGAGAAGATCATTACGCAGGACATACCCGTGCGTGTCCTCCACCCCGAAACAGTTGAGACTATCATGCAGCCTCGAGTACGAGAACCAGATGTCCACATTCAACTAccccctcttcttcagctcaaggccatctcaGACCgcttcaccaagcttgcTATGACCTCTAATTCTGGCTCTTCCGCTAATACGAAATCACCGAAACTTGAGCTTAGCGCCAACATGCACGGTGGTCTACGGCTACGGATCGCAACCGAGACTACAGATATCTGTAGTGTGTGGTCTAATCTTGAGAACCCAGAGCTTGATCCCGCGCAGCTCGATTGCCCAGTGGAGGAGCATCCAAGCACCAAGTTTCGAGAAGGCGGTCCCAATCATTGGGCGACTGTGCGTGTCGATGGCAAGGACTGGAGCCGTGTCCTTAGTGTTGGTCGCTTGGAAGGCAGGGTCATTGCCTGTTTTGCTGACGACCATGCATTGATTCTCTACGTCTATGTGCCCCAATACGATGATGCTGCAGCGGATGACTCTGTCGTGACA TCATATAGTATGTGA
- a CDS encoding hypothetical protein (At least one base has a quality score < 10): MVEDSRAQLDDGPDEGSDGPQNPSNLTIRRACDACRTRKIRCDRNSPCSHCIHAKIPCTHHDTRPKEKRTRILLSAQYERKIDTIDRRLEALTELMRDMKMNMSSTSTQPNQNHMPSSDVPRQSPAQASSSTPYGHLAQQTADSPVIEGDSSLAAHGEFANEFLKNAVGTESLQGASLELRETLDSLHHIVSSLKQQTAATEMSYPHARQLPRPSLKNNELPPIQTAVALIRECETENSEVSAWIREFFSMESFSGMCLHVYFSEDVSEADIILVNVGLMYMFMDRQQRTADAKEQEECEGYMKTLRENTETALANLPFHLPATSNMISALLLGAFYAIEISKPSLSWTLSCKASELCQTLGYHRISTMKNDRPREAQRKQFLFWNTYFIDKSLSLRLGRASTIQDWDVTVPLLTSNPPNATPLSAFICLWVATARCQGHIYELLYSPDSMTQSDDVRRFRAQKLVNDLKDISRRSKELSKSREKEVKTNLGEYFFDFILISDDVLRLSLLTLIYRATPGPPNSKVTFIPECIEAARATLHRHQDCMDLLGRDNTVYFPSYVHWTLLFAPFIPFIVVFCQVIETQDQTDLARLHSFCTSLETTIQLSDAAAKTYRLFQVLYTVALRYIEFRTSTPPADQTQASAELNNYLAALGFPPAGLDNGVQQSAHMDPSQAGAFSQPLGDMSMLDGADGQRGANTMMWMGNTAQLGEWFNSSQQMMELLEEPSFTFPQ, from the exons ATGGTTGAAGATTCTCGGGCCCAGTTGGACGATGGCCCTGACGAGGGATCCGATGGGCCCCAGAATCCTTCTAATCTGACTATTCGACGAGCA TGCGATGCATGCCGAACTCGCAAG ATCCGCTGCGATAGGAATTCGCCCTGCTCTCATTGCATCCACGCCAAGATACCGTGTACACACCATGATACTCGCccaaaggagaagagaaccCGCATACTCCTCTCCGCCCAATA TGAGAGAAAGATCGACACCATTGACCGTCGTCTTGAGGCCCTCACCGAGCTCATGCGTGATATGAAGATGAACATGTCATCTACAAGCACACAACCCAATCAGAATCACATGCCCAGCTCTGATGTCCCCCGCCAATCGCCAGCCCAagcctcgagctcaacaCCCTATGGGCATCTCGCTCAGCAGACTGCAGACAGCCCGGTCATTGAAGGAGATTCTTCCCTAGCTGCTCATGGTGAATTTGCAAACGAATTCCTGAAAAATGCTGTTGGCACAGAGTCCTTACAGGGTGCTAGCCTTGAGCTACGTGAGACCTTGGATTCACTACATCACATCGTCAGCTCTCTGAAACAACAGACGGCTGCCACGGAGATGTCATATCCCCATGCTAGACAACTACCACGTCCGAGTCTAAAAAACAACGAACTACCTCCAATTCAAACAGCCGTTGCCTTGATACGAGAATGTGAGA CCGAAAACTCAGAAGTGTCTGCCTGGATAAGGGAGTTCTTCTCCATGGAGAGCTTCTCGGGCATGTGTCTTCATGTTTATTTCTCAGAAGATGTCTCAGAGGCTGATATCATCCTTGTGAACGTTGGCCTGATGTACATGTTCATGGATCGCCAGCAGCGTACTGCAGAcgccaaagaacaagaagagtgCGAGGGATACATGAAAACACTTCGCGAAAACACCGAAACGGCGTTGGCAAATTTGCCTTTTCATCTGCCTGCAACCTCAAACATGATTTCTGCCCTTCTCCTGGGA GCATTTTATGCTATTGAGATCTCAAAACCATCACTCTCATGGACTCTATCATGTAAGGCCTCCGAACTATGTCAGACTCTAGGTTATCACCGGATATCAACCATGAAGAATGACAGGCCGCGCGAGGCTCAGCGCAAACAGTTTCTATTTTGGAACACATATTTCATAGACAAAAGTCTCTCCCTCAGGCTTGGCAGGGCTTCTACTATCCAAGACTGGGATGTCACCGTGCCGCTTCTTACCTCGAACCCTCCCAATGCTACGCCCCTATCGGCCTTCATTTGCCTCTGGGTCGCTACAGCTCGGTGCCAAGGACACATATATGAGCTGCTGTACAGCCCAGACTCTATGACACAGTCTGATGATGTGAGGAGATTCCGTGCTCAAAAGCTTGTGAACGATCTGAAGGATatctcgaggaggagcaagGAGCTGAGT AAATCCCGCGAGAAGGAAGTGAAGACAAATCTTGGGGAGTACTTTTTCGATTTTATTCTCATCTCTGATGACGTTCTTCGACTTTCACTTCTGACCCTGATTTATCGAGCCACTCCTGGGCCACCCAACTCCAAAGTGACATTTATACCAGAGTGTATTGAGGCTGCGCGTGCAACACTacatcgccatcaagattGCATGGATCTCTTGGGACGGGATAATACTGTCTATTTTCCTTCTTACGTTCATTG GACATTACTATTTGCCCCTTTCATTCCTTTCATCGTTGTGTTCTGTCAAGTCATTGAGACCCAGGACCAGACGGACCTTGCCCGCTTGCACAGCTTCTGCACATCTCTTGAGACGACCATTCAACTATCAGATGCAGCGGCGAAGACATACCGCCTGTTCCAGGTCCTCTATACAGTAGCACTCCGATACATAGAGTTCCGGACAAGCACTCCTCCAGCCGACCAAACACAGGCCAGTGCTGAACTTAACAACTACCTCGCTGCTCTCGGATTTCCACCAGCAGGTCTGGATAACGGGGTTCAACAATCGGCGCACATGGACCCCAGTCAGGCTGGTGCGTTCTCACAACCGCTCGGGGATATGAGTATGCTTGATGGTGCCGACGGTCAGAGAGGAGCAAACACGATGATGTGGATGGGTAACACGGCGCAACTTGGCGAATGGTTCAACAGCAGTCAGCAAATGATGGAGTTACTGGAGGAGCCCAGTTTCACATTCCCTCAGTGA
- a CDS encoding hypothetical protein (At least one base has a quality score < 10): MRDMKMNMSSTSTQPNQNHMPSSDVPRQSPAQASSSTPYGHLAQQTADSPVIEGDSSLAAHGEFANEFLKNAVGTESLQGASLELRETLDSLHHIVSSLKQQTAATEMSYPHARQLPRPSLKNNELPPIQTAVALIRECETENSEVSAWIREFFSMESFSGMCLHVYFSEDVSEADIILVNVGLMYMFMDRQQRTADAKEQEECEGYMKTLRENTETALANLPFHLPATSNMISALLLGAFYAIEISKPSLSWTLSCKASELCQTLGYHRISTMKNDRPREAQRKQFLFWNTYFIDKSLSLRLGRASTIQDWDVTVPLLTSNPPNATPLSAFICLWVATARCQGHIYELLYSPDSMTQSDDVRRFRAQKLVNDLKDISRRSKELSKSREKEVKTNLGEYFFDFILISDDVLRLSLLTLIYRATPGPPNSKVTFIPECIEAARATLHRHQDCMDLLGRDNTVYFPSYVHWTLLFAPFIPFIVVFCQVIETQDQTDLARLHSFCTSLETTIQLSDAAAKTYRLFQVLYTVALRYIEFRTSTPPADQTQASAELNNYLAALGFPPAGLDNGVQQSAHMDPSQAGAFSQPLGDMSMLDGADGQRGANTMMWMGNTAQLGEWFNSSQQMMELLEEPSFTFPQ; encoded by the exons ATGCGTGATATGAAGATGAACATGTCATCTACAAGCACACAACCCAATCAGAATCACATGCCCAGCTCTGATGTCCCCCGCCAATCGCCAGCCCAagcctcgagctcaacaCCCTATGGGCATCTCGCTCAGCAGACTGCAGACAGCCCGGTCATTGAAGGAGATTCTTCCCTAGCTGCTCATGGTGAATTTGCAAACGAATTCCTGAAAAATGCTGTTGGCACAGAGTCCTTACAGGGTGCTAGCCTTGAGCTACGTGAGACCTTGGATTCACTACATCACATCGTCAGCTCTCTGAAACAACAGACGGCTGCCACGGAGATGTCATATCCCCATGCTAGACAACTACCACGTCCGAGTCTAAAAAACAACGAACTACCTCCAATTCAAACAGCCGTTGCCTTGATACGAGAATGTGAGA CCGAAAACTCAGAAGTGTCTGCCTGGATAAGGGAGTTCTTCTCCATGGAGAGCTTCTCGGGCATGTGTCTTCATGTTTATTTCTCAGAAGATGTCTCAGAGGCTGATATCATCCTTGTGAACGTTGGCCTGATGTACATGTTCATGGATCGCCAGCAGCGTACTGCAGAcgccaaagaacaagaagagtgCGAGGGATACATGAAAACACTTCGCGAAAACACCGAAACGGCGTTGGCAAATTTGCCTTTTCATCTGCCTGCAACCTCAAACATGATTTCTGCCCTTCTCCTGGGA GCATTTTATGCTATTGAGATCTCAAAACCATCACTCTCATGGACTCTATCATGTAAGGCCTCCGAACTATGTCAGACTCTAGGTTATCACCGGATATCAACCATGAAGAATGACAGGCCGCGCGAGGCTCAGCGCAAACAGTTTCTATTTTGGAACACATATTTCATAGACAAAAGTCTCTCCCTCAGGCTTGGCAGGGCTTCTACTATCCAAGACTGGGATGTCACCGTGCCGCTTCTTACCTCGAACCCTCCCAATGCTACGCCCCTATCGGCCTTCATTTGCCTCTGGGTCGCTACAGCTCGGTGCCAAGGACACATATATGAGCTGCTGTACAGCCCAGACTCTATGACACAGTCTGATGATGTGAGGAGATTCCGTGCTCAAAAGCTTGTGAACGATCTGAAGGATatctcgaggaggagcaagGAGCTGAGT AAATCCCGCGAGAAGGAAGTGAAGACAAATCTTGGGGAGTACTTTTTCGATTTTATTCTCATCTCTGATGACGTTCTTCGACTTTCACTTCTGACCCTGATTTATCGAGCCACTCCTGGGCCACCCAACTCCAAAGTGACATTTATACCAGAGTGTATTGAGGCTGCGCGTGCAACACTacatcgccatcaagattGCATGGATCTCTTGGGACGGGATAATACTGTCTATTTTCCTTCTTACGTTCATTG GACATTACTATTTGCCCCTTTCATTCCTTTCATCGTTGTGTTCTGTCAAGTCATTGAGACCCAGGACCAGACGGACCTTGCCCGCTTGCACAGCTTCTGCACATCTCTTGAGACGACCATTCAACTATCAGATGCAGCGGCGAAGACATACCGCCTGTTCCAGGTCCTCTATACAGTAGCACTCCGATACATAGAGTTCCGGACAAGCACTCCTCCAGCCGACCAAACACAGGCCAGTGCTGAACTTAACAACTACCTCGCTGCTCTCGGATTTCCACCAGCAGGTCTGGATAACGGGGTTCAACAATCGGCGCACATGGACCCCAGTCAGGCTGGTGCGTTCTCACAACCGCTCGGGGATATGAGTATGCTTGATGGTGCCGACGGTCAGAGAGGAGCAAACACGATGATGTGGATGGGTAACACGGCGCAACTTGGCGAATGGTTCAACAGCAGTCAGCAAATGATGGAGTTACTGGAGGAGCCCAGTTTCACATTCCCTCAGTGA
- a CDS encoding transcription initiation factor TFIID subunit 13, whose product MEPRARAGKNVGKMNFSHAELAQLLYAHGDVQNPLPETVRVLDEILTDFMQSIAFEATRAANYSGRQKIKYEDFEFAFRKNPAFLGKVQEVFEKQKEIKKAREILRDGEDEIMKDAADEEKKREKSDTRTGGAVGAAASRVEEELGEADDDAEAELDALGKKR is encoded by the exons atggagcCTCGAGCGCGTGCCGGCAAGAATGTCGGCAAGATGAACTTCAGCCATGCAGAGT TGGCACAGCTACTCTACGCACACGGCGATGTTCAAAACCCACTCCCAGAAACCGTGCGAGTACTCGACGAAATCCTCACCGATTTCATGCAATCCATCGCCTTCGAGGCGACACGAGCAGCTAATTACTCAGGCCGCCAAAAGATCAAATACGAAGACTTTGAGTTCGCGTTCCGTAAGAATCCCGCGTTCCTGGGCAAAGTTCAAGAGGTatttgagaagcaaaaggagatcaagaaggctcgTGAGATCTTGCgcgatggcgaggacgagatcATGAAGGATGCTGCggacgaagagaagaagcgagaaaaATCCGATACGAGGACGGGAGGAGCAGTGGGAGCCGCGGCGTCAAgggtcgaggaggagttgggtgaagctgacgatgatgctgaagcagaGCTGGACGCATTGGGTAAGAAGCGATGA
- a CDS encoding HUS1 checkpoint protein (At least one base has a quality score < 10) encodes MRFRTELKNIRTFAKLTAALGSLEKIAWLRLSDDTARFTVIPDMGSQVWASLAMDFIFDGYHIQSAEAGNTINLELPLQPLQRALKSALNSISASLRLTKKDGLPVLSMTITTTTSATNPPGAAKPSGTAAGDDPFDDDEMFQAEHLETSLRREHEKIITQDIPVRVLHPETVETIMQPRVREPDVHIQLPPLLQLKAISDRFTKLAMTSNSGSSANTKSPKLELSANMHGGLRLRIATETTDICSVWSNLENPELDPAQLDCPVEEHPSTKFREGGPNHWATVRVDGKDWSRVLSVGRLEGRVIACFADDHALILYVYVPQYDDAAADDSVVTYYVQSYSM; translated from the exons ATGCGTTTTCGTACAGAGCTGAAAAACATTCGCACATTTGCAA AGCTTACAGCTGCACTTGGCtctcttgagaagattgccTGGTTGCGCTTGAGCGATGATACTGCACGATTCACCGTCATCCCAGACATGGGATCTCAAGTATGGGC GTCCCTTGCCATGgacttcatctttgatggCTATCACATTCAGTCCGCCGAGGCAGGCAACACTATAAACTTGGAGCTCCCTCTTCAACCCCTCCAACGCGCCCTCAAGTCTGCGCTCAACAGTATCTCTGCTTCCCTGCGTCTCACAAAGAAAGACGGTCTGCCGGTTCTTTCGATGACCATCACAACGACTACGTCAGCTACCAACCCACCTGGGGCCGCGAAACCTTCAGGGACAGCCGCTGGGGATGACCCattcgatgacgatgaaatgTTTCAGGCGGAGCATCTCGAGACTTCATTGAGGCGAGAGCATGAGAAGATCATTACGCAGGACATACCCGTGCGTGTCCTCCACCCCGAAACAGTTGAGACTATCATGCAGCCTCGAGTACGAGAACCAGATGTCCACATTCAACTAccccctcttcttcagctcaaggccatctcaGACCgcttcaccaagcttgcTATGACCTCTAATTCTGGCTCTTCCGCTAATACGAAATCACCGAAACTTGAGCTTAGCGCCAACATGCACGGTGGTCTACGGCTACGGATCGCAACCGAGACTACAGATATCTGTAGTGTGTGGTCTAATCTTGAGAACCCAGAGCTTGATCCCGCGCAGCTCGATTGCCCAGTGGAGGAGCATCCAAGCACCAAGTTTCGAGAAGGCGGTCCCAATCATTGGGCGACTGTGCGTGTCGATGGCAAGGACTGGAGCCGTGTCCTTAGTGTTGGTCGCTTGGAAGGCAGGGTCATTGCCTGTTTTGCTGACGACCATGCATTGATTCTCTACGTCTATGTGCCCCAATACGATGATGCTGCAGCGGATGACTCTGTCGTGACA TACTATGTACAGTCATATAGTATGTGA